A single genomic interval of Andreesenia angusta harbors:
- the rpsR gene encoding 30S ribosomal protein S18, whose translation MAGARRFRTRKKVCSFCADKKSVIDYKDINKLKKYVTERGKILPRRVSGNCAIHQRELTIAIKRARQVAFLPYTAE comes from the coding sequence ATGGCTGGAGCAAGAAGATTCAGAACTAGAAAGAAAGTTTGTAGCTTCTGTGCAGACAAGAAGTCTGTAATAGACTACAAGGACATAAATAAGCTCAAGAAGTATGTGACTGAAAGAGGAAAGATACTTCCAAGAAGAGTTTCAGGAAACTGTGCAATTCACCAGCGTGAGTTGACAATAGCTATAAAGAGAGCAAGACAAGTAGCTTTCTTACCATATACAGCAGAATAA
- the dnaB gene encoding replicative DNA helicase, whose translation METNEIGAGTVGRVPPHSLEAERSVLGAMLLDREAIVAGVEMIRSEDFYHEAHRQIYESIISVFTRDEPVDLITLSEELKKRDILEAIGGTVYLAELSNEVSTTANIRYYCGIVEEKSILRKLIRASSDIIAKSYEDNEEIGSIVEQAEKKIFDITQKRNQEGPEDIKTVLIESLSKIEKMAESQGSLTGVTTGFIDLDNKTSGLQKSDLVLIAARPAMGKTAFTLNVAINAALKGGASVGIFSLEMSKDQLVQRMLSAEAHIELQKIIHGNIGEDDWPKLISAMGPLSKANIFIDDTPGITLTELKAKCRKLKIEKGLDLVMIDYLQLMSGEGRTESRQQEISSISRGLKGLAKELDCPVVALSQLSRAPELRSDHRPILSDLRESGAIEQDADIVMFLYRDEYYDPDSEKKNIGEVIIAKHRNGPIGNIELVFVGEYTKFLNLEKNRVEP comes from the coding sequence ATGGAAACAAACGAAATAGGAGCCGGAACAGTAGGAAGAGTTCCACCACACAGCTTGGAGGCCGAGAGGTCAGTGCTAGGAGCTATGCTCTTAGACAGAGAGGCAATAGTGGCCGGAGTTGAGATGATAAGGTCTGAAGACTTCTACCATGAAGCCCATAGGCAGATATACGAGTCCATAATATCTGTGTTCACCCGAGACGAGCCGGTGGACCTCATAACGCTTTCAGAGGAGCTGAAGAAGAGGGATATACTAGAGGCCATAGGCGGAACGGTCTATCTAGCGGAGCTGTCTAACGAAGTTTCCACTACGGCGAACATAAGGTACTACTGCGGCATAGTGGAGGAAAAATCCATACTGAGAAAGCTGATAAGAGCTTCAAGCGACATAATAGCCAAGAGCTACGAAGACAACGAAGAGATAGGAAGTATAGTAGAGCAGGCGGAAAAAAAGATATTTGACATAACCCAGAAGAGAAACCAGGAGGGGCCAGAGGACATAAAGACAGTGCTTATAGAGAGTCTCTCAAAGATCGAGAAAATGGCGGAGTCTCAGGGCAGCTTGACAGGGGTGACTACTGGATTTATAGACCTGGACAACAAGACTTCAGGGCTTCAGAAGTCGGATCTTGTGCTTATAGCGGCAAGGCCTGCGATGGGAAAAACGGCTTTCACCTTGAACGTGGCTATAAATGCGGCGCTAAAGGGAGGAGCTTCTGTAGGAATATTCAGCTTGGAGATGTCCAAAGACCAGCTTGTGCAACGTATGCTGAGTGCAGAGGCCCATATAGAGCTTCAAAAGATAATACACGGCAACATAGGCGAGGACGACTGGCCAAAGCTTATAAGCGCCATGGGACCACTCTCCAAGGCTAATATATTTATAGACGACACACCGGGCATAACGCTTACAGAGCTGAAGGCCAAGTGCAGAAAGCTTAAGATAGAAAAGGGGCTTGATCTTGTGATGATAGACTACCTTCAGCTTATGTCTGGAGAAGGTCGAACCGAGAGCAGGCAGCAGGAGATATCCTCTATATCAAGGGGGCTAAAAGGGCTTGCAAAGGAGCTAGACTGTCCTGTAGTTGCTCTTTCGCAGCTTTCGCGTGCGCCTGAGCTTAGGTCCGACCACAGACCTATACTTTCGGACCTAAGGGAGTCAGGGGCCATAGAGCAGGACGCCGACATAGTTATGTTCCTCTACAGAGACGAGTACTACGATCCTGACTCAGAGAAGAAAAACATAGGTGAGGTTATAATAGCTAAGCACAGGAATGGGCCTATAGGCAATATAGAGCTTGTATTCGTGGGCGAGTACACTAAATTCCTGAACTTAGAGAAAAATAGAGTTGAACCATAA
- a CDS encoding GNAT family N-acetyltransferase has protein sequence MIKGERIYIESLQLSDVYQMMNWKKAEDILSREYHFLTTKDGNVKGWYEARIARKNMKSYSVKTYSGKVIGFISIRDINRLFKTAVLGITFDMNYVNCGYGTESLRIFLDYYFNELKMRTLFLDVARHNKRAIRCYENLGFEHVRQYYARLEDEYYDAVIEELKERKEEEFRQSFWIVGPFIMLGYYKMRLSKNMYNTVSTKTC, from the coding sequence ATGATAAAAGGGGAAAGGATTTATATAGAAAGCCTTCAGCTTTCGGACGTATATCAGATGATGAACTGGAAAAAGGCAGAGGATATACTTTCAAGGGAGTATCACTTTTTAACTACAAAAGACGGCAATGTCAAGGGCTGGTATGAAGCTAGAATAGCCAGAAAGAATATGAAGTCATACTCGGTAAAGACATACAGTGGGAAAGTGATAGGCTTTATAAGCATAAGAGACATAAACAGGCTTTTCAAAACTGCTGTATTGGGGATAACTTTTGATATGAACTATGTAAACTGTGGATATGGTACTGAAAGCCTGAGGATATTTCTGGACTACTACTTTAACGAACTCAAAATGAGAACTCTTTTTCTAGACGTCGCAAGGCACAACAAGAGAGCTATAAGATGCTATGAAAACCTTGGGTTTGAGCATGTAAGACAGTACTATGCAAGGCTTGAGGACGAGTACTACGACGCTGTAATAGAGGAGCTGAAAGAACGCAAAGAGGAGGAGTTCAGGCAGAGCTTCTGGATAGTGGGGCCGTTTATAATGCTGGGCTACTACAAGATGAGGCTTAGCAAAAATATGTACAATACAGTATCCACAAAGACATGTTGA
- a CDS encoding adenylosuccinate synthase, whose protein sequence is MSTLVVLGAQWGDEGKGKITDYLAEKADYIVRYQGGDNAGHTVKVGDQEYKLHLIPSGIFYGDKSCIIGNGVVVNPKSLVKEIEYLKEKGIGVENLRVSDRAHIIFPYHLKLDELEERKKGIEKIGTTVKGIGPCYRDKVDRVGLRICDAEYRESFEEKLRKNIREKNEIITKLYGEEPLDEESIVQEYRGYLDQIEKYVEDTSVTVDSAIKSDKKVLFEGAQGTLLDLDFGTYPYLTSSHPISGGVPIGAGISPLAIERVLGVVKAYTTRVGKGPFPTELFDEMGDAIREKGHEYGTTTGRARRCGWLDMVMLNYAVRINGLTDIAVTRLDTLGGFEKLKLCVGYELEGERIVDFPASLETLSKCEPVYEEIDGWDDKEMEGVEDYEKLPENAKRYIEKIEELTGVRVSIVSIGPKRNETIIRNALI, encoded by the coding sequence ATGTCAACCTTGGTAGTATTAGGAGCGCAGTGGGGAGATGAAGGAAAGGGAAAGATCACGGATTATCTGGCTGAGAAAGCGGACTATATAGTCAGATATCAAGGCGGTGACAATGCAGGACATACGGTAAAAGTTGGAGATCAGGAGTACAAGCTGCATCTTATACCGTCTGGAATATTCTACGGAGACAAAAGCTGCATAATAGGAAATGGCGTTGTGGTAAACCCTAAGTCACTAGTAAAAGAGATAGAGTACCTCAAGGAAAAGGGCATAGGAGTTGAGAACCTGAGAGTGAGCGACAGAGCCCATATCATATTTCCATATCACCTAAAGCTGGACGAGCTGGAGGAGAGAAAAAAAGGGATAGAGAAAATCGGAACTACTGTAAAGGGAATTGGTCCTTGCTACAGAGACAAGGTGGACAGAGTAGGGCTTAGAATTTGCGATGCAGAGTACAGAGAGAGCTTTGAAGAGAAGCTCAGAAAGAATATAAGAGAAAAGAACGAGATAATAACAAAGCTATATGGCGAAGAGCCACTTGACGAAGAGAGCATTGTTCAGGAGTACAGAGGCTATCTAGACCAGATAGAAAAATATGTGGAAGATACATCTGTAACTGTGGACAGCGCCATAAAGTCGGACAAGAAAGTTTTGTTTGAAGGAGCTCAAGGCACGCTTCTAGATCTTGACTTTGGAACCTATCCATACCTTACGTCTTCTCACCCTATATCGGGAGGAGTTCCAATAGGTGCTGGAATAAGTCCGCTAGCCATAGAGAGAGTGCTAGGCGTTGTAAAGGCCTATACAACTAGAGTTGGAAAAGGACCATTCCCAACAGAGCTTTTCGACGAGATGGGAGATGCCATAAGGGAAAAAGGACACGAATACGGAACTACGACTGGAAGAGCTAGAAGATGCGGATGGCTGGACATGGTAATGCTTAACTATGCAGTCAGAATAAATGGCCTTACAGACATAGCAGTTACAAGGCTGGACACTCTTGGAGGATTCGAGAAGCTCAAGCTCTGCGTAGGGTATGAGCTAGAGGGAGAGAGAATAGTGGACTTCCCTGCAAGCTTAGAGACTCTTTCTAAATGTGAACCGGTGTACGAAGAGATAGATGGATGGGATGACAAAGAGATGGAAGGCGTGGAGGACTACGAGAAGCTGCCGGAAAACGCCAAGAGATATATAGAGAAGATAGAAGAGCTAACAGGGGTCAGAGTGAGCATAGTCTCCATAGGACCTAAGAGAAATGAGACTATAATAAGAAACGCGCTTATATAG
- a CDS encoding DUF2232 domain-containing protein produces the protein MSNQESRTTLKDLSIAILLTSITGFFGVNGFSLLMLIFPAFSVIVGVKHGLKYSILSMAISIMAISSVQGMGYVLPLSLYIGIAAVLSIYINRRERVSKIVLAGGTYMFLALAAISVALKLIFEVDVVESLESSLRLGLKETIEQLGSASNTENYDIASIKLAMEESIGFMVAIFPVIMVSGAFMISVVSYWVASHILKRNGISHVDTLKLSNFRLSSKFSVAAVVILIVTFAIKLMGLPVYEALVLNLTTALYLVVFIQGIGVIAYFLGKTRINRAIRTTILVFLAFNVALSMFVSFVGVLDIVFNFRKIKD, from the coding sequence TTGAGCAACCAAGAGAGCAGAACTACGCTAAAAGATTTATCGATTGCAATTTTGCTTACATCGATTACAGGTTTTTTCGGTGTGAATGGATTTTCGCTGCTTATGCTGATATTCCCTGCATTCAGTGTCATAGTGGGCGTGAAACACGGCTTAAAGTACAGCATATTGAGCATGGCTATTTCTATAATGGCGATATCGTCAGTGCAGGGCATGGGATATGTGCTTCCTCTGTCGCTTTATATAGGGATTGCCGCAGTACTCAGTATCTATATAAATAGAAGGGAACGAGTCTCGAAGATAGTTTTAGCTGGAGGCACCTATATGTTCTTGGCACTGGCCGCTATATCTGTAGCACTGAAGCTGATTTTCGAAGTCGACGTAGTTGAATCGCTAGAGTCGTCCCTTAGACTTGGACTTAAAGAAACTATAGAGCAGCTGGGAAGCGCTTCGAACACGGAAAACTACGATATAGCTTCGATCAAACTGGCAATGGAGGAGTCCATAGGGTTTATGGTAGCTATATTCCCTGTTATAATGGTGTCAGGAGCTTTCATGATAAGTGTAGTTTCTTACTGGGTGGCATCGCATATTCTAAAAAGAAACGGGATATCTCATGTAGACACTTTGAAGCTGAGCAATTTCAGGCTGTCCTCCAAATTTTCAGTGGCGGCTGTAGTGATTTTAATAGTTACATTTGCCATAAAGCTTATGGGGCTACCTGTATACGAAGCGCTAGTACTCAACCTTACTACAGCACTGTACTTAGTTGTATTTATACAGGGTATAGGAGTGATAGCGTACTTTTTAGGGAAAACTAGAATCAATAGAGCAATTAGAACCACCATACTGGTTTTTTTGGCGTTTAATGTAGCACTTAGCATGTTTGTATCTTTTGTTGGAGTTTTGGATATAGTGTTTAACTTCAGAAAAATAAAGGACTGA
- a CDS encoding single-stranded DNA-binding protein, whose protein sequence is MNSVVLIGRLVRDPELRFLPNGGTAVASFSIAVDKQLSRDKKQEMESKGQPTADFINIVVWGKQGENCANYLKKGRNVAIQGRIQTGSYTAADGNKRYTTDVVAERVQFIDWGDGASSGNPSAVSRPQQSNNSGDFNTEGFHLDDSIDDEDIPF, encoded by the coding sequence TTGAATAGTGTTGTATTGATTGGAAGACTTGTTAGAGATCCAGAGCTTAGATTTCTGCCAAATGGCGGAACAGCTGTAGCTAGTTTTTCTATAGCTGTAGACAAGCAATTGTCTAGAGACAAGAAGCAGGAGATGGAGAGCAAGGGTCAGCCTACAGCGGACTTCATAAACATAGTCGTGTGGGGGAAACAAGGAGAGAATTGTGCGAACTACTTGAAAAAGGGAAGGAACGTAGCTATCCAGGGAAGAATCCAGACAGGAAGCTATACAGCGGCTGACGGAAACAAGAGGTATACTACAGATGTGGTTGCAGAGAGAGTCCAGTTTATAGACTGGGGAGACGGTGCTTCGAGCGGAAATCCAAGTGCCGTATCTAGACCTCAACAGAGCAACAACTCTGGAGATTTTAACACAGAAGGATTTCATCTTGACGATTCGATAGATGATGAGGATATTCCATTCTAA
- the rplI gene encoding 50S ribosomal protein L9, giving the protein MKVILLKDVKGIGKSGELVNAKDGYARNFLLPKGLAKEANEASLKELKDKSESDKFREAEEKKAAEALAKKISETEVVIVTKVGENNKLFGSITSKDIAELLEKDHGIKVDKRKIDIDGGNIKTAGTTFAEVKVYPSIAGKLKISVKEQK; this is encoded by the coding sequence ATGAAAGTAATTTTATTAAAGGATGTAAAGGGAATAGGAAAGTCTGGGGAGCTTGTAAATGCAAAAGACGGATATGCAAGAAACTTCTTGCTGCCTAAGGGGCTTGCAAAGGAGGCAAACGAAGCCAGCCTGAAAGAGCTAAAGGACAAGAGTGAGTCTGACAAGTTCAGAGAAGCTGAAGAGAAAAAGGCTGCCGAAGCACTTGCAAAGAAGATATCAGAGACAGAAGTGGTGATAGTTACAAAAGTAGGCGAAAACAACAAGCTATTTGGATCTATAACTAGCAAGGATATAGCGGAACTACTTGAAAAAGACCATGGAATAAAAGTGGACAAGAGAAAGATAGACATAGATGGAGGGAATATAAAGACGGCGGGAACTACTTTCGCCGAAGTAAAGGTATACCCTTCGATAGCAGGAAAGCTTAAAATATCTGTAAAAGAGCAGAAATAA
- the rpsF gene encoding 30S ribosomal protein S6 has translation MRNYEGVFIFSPQVLEENRNEIIEKLKGVIESAGSVTTLDDWGNRKLAYEINDFKEGYYTLINFEAETAVIAELERICKITDGVIRNMIINLEK, from the coding sequence ATGAGAAACTATGAGGGAGTATTTATCTTTTCTCCACAAGTTCTTGAAGAAAACAGAAACGAGATAATCGAAAAGCTAAAAGGCGTAATAGAGTCAGCTGGATCTGTGACTACTCTAGACGACTGGGGTAACAGAAAGCTTGCTTACGAAATCAACGATTTCAAAGAGGGCTACTATACACTTATAAACTTTGAAGCTGAGACAGCTGTAATAGCAGAGCTTGAGAGAATATGTAAGATAACTGATGGTGTAATCAGAAACATGATAATAAATCTTGAAAAATAA
- the yedF gene encoding sulfurtransferase-like selenium metabolism protein YedF, which yields MMIEIDARGENCPKPVIMTKKALESIGAGEGIVTIVDNEMAKENVSKLLKSMDIDFKVDQKEGDYYITAGSVEVEIAGAGAKKDSDENVSKNTVIMFDKDKMGHGNDELGAVLIKGFIYTLTELEELPSALLFVNSGIKLTTTGSAVIEDIKQLEARGVEILSCGTCLDYYGLQDGLEVGGVTNMYTIVEKLMEASNTIKL from the coding sequence ATGATGATAGAGATAGATGCAAGAGGAGAAAACTGCCCTAAGCCTGTGATAATGACTAAAAAGGCGCTTGAAAGCATAGGAGCAGGGGAAGGTATAGTCACAATAGTGGACAATGAAATGGCCAAAGAGAATGTAAGCAAGCTTTTGAAGAGCATGGATATTGATTTCAAAGTAGATCAGAAAGAGGGAGACTACTATATAACTGCAGGAAGCGTAGAGGTAGAAATAGCTGGAGCAGGAGCGAAAAAAGATTCAGATGAAAACGTGTCTAAAAACACGGTTATCATGTTCGACAAGGACAAGATGGGACATGGGAACGACGAGCTTGGAGCAGTGCTCATAAAGGGTTTTATATATACACTTACTGAACTGGAAGAGCTTCCTTCAGCACTGCTTTTCGTAAACTCAGGAATAAAGCTGACTACTACAGGGTCAGCTGTGATAGAGGATATAAAGCAGCTTGAAGCAAGAGGGGTTGAAATCCTGTCTTGCGGAACTTGCCTAGACTACTACGGGCTTCAAGACGGCCTAGAAGTAGGAGGAGTCACAAATATGTACACCATAGTTGAGAAGCTCATGGAGGCTTCCAACACTATAAAACTTTAA
- a CDS encoding FprA family A-type flavoprotein, producing the protein MDNTKVLNLKEDIKWIGILDPTLVTFDVVMETQYGTTYNSYFIDADKKTIIETSKDTYQKEYLEKVKSVVNPEEIEYIVMNHTEPDHSGNLKELLKIAPNATVVASKTGVKFLRDITNQEFKHIIVSDGDTLDLGNKTLRFIGAPFLHWPDTIYTYVEEDKVLFSCDSFGCHYCNENVFEDLVGDFSDAFKYYFDVIMSPFSQHMLNAIEKVEKLDIDIIAPGHGPVLRDNWKKWVETTKQYAKDSLEHKHEGKPNALITYVSAYGNTKRIAELIAKGIESAGDIDVELLDVESGVGFETLEGKVEKADAILIGTPTINQNTFPQIYQVFGAINPVTSRGKIAGAFGSYGWSGEAVGIVNNIFKLLKLKPHGDGLKVLFVPKEDQEENECTEFGREIGESLIESFK; encoded by the coding sequence ATGGACAATACCAAGGTTTTGAACTTAAAAGAAGACATAAAGTGGATAGGGATATTAGACCCAACTCTTGTAACTTTTGACGTGGTCATGGAGACTCAGTACGGTACCACTTACAACTCCTACTTTATAGACGCAGATAAAAAGACGATAATAGAGACTTCAAAAGACACATATCAGAAAGAATATCTTGAAAAGGTAAAGAGTGTTGTGAATCCGGAAGAGATAGAGTATATAGTGATGAACCACACTGAGCCGGACCACTCTGGGAATCTGAAGGAGCTTCTGAAAATAGCTCCAAACGCCACGGTTGTTGCCAGCAAGACGGGAGTAAAGTTTTTAAGAGATATAACGAATCAAGAGTTTAAGCATATAATAGTCAGCGATGGAGATACGCTAGACCTTGGCAATAAGACGCTCAGGTTTATAGGGGCCCCTTTCCTGCACTGGCCAGACACAATATACACATATGTGGAAGAGGACAAGGTGCTCTTCAGCTGCGACTCCTTTGGATGCCACTACTGCAACGAAAATGTATTTGAAGACCTGGTTGGGGACTTCAGCGACGCTTTCAAATACTACTTTGACGTGATAATGAGTCCATTCAGCCAGCATATGCTAAACGCCATCGAAAAGGTGGAAAAGCTGGATATAGACATAATAGCTCCAGGACATGGACCTGTTTTGAGGGACAACTGGAAGAAATGGGTCGAGACAACTAAGCAATATGCCAAGGATTCGCTTGAGCACAAACACGAGGGCAAACCCAATGCACTTATAACTTATGTTTCAGCTTATGGGAACACAAAGAGGATAGCGGAGCTGATAGCCAAAGGCATTGAATCGGCTGGAGATATAGATGTAGAGCTTCTGGACGTGGAATCTGGAGTGGGCTTTGAAACGCTAGAGGGCAAGGTAGAGAAGGCGGATGCCATTTTGATAGGTACGCCTACCATAAATCAGAATACGTTTCCTCAGATATACCAAGTTTTCGGGGCCATAAATCCCGTGACAAGCAGGGGCAAGATAGCAGGAGCGTTCGGATCTTACGGCTGGAGCGGGGAAGCTGTTGGGATAGTGAACAACATATTCAAGCTTTTAAAGCTGAAGCCCCATGGAGATGGACTAAAGGTTCTGTTTGTCCCTAAAGAGGACCAAGAAGAAAATGAATGCACAGAGTTTGGCAGGGAAATAGGAGAGAGTTTGATAGAGAGCTTTAAATAA
- a CDS encoding DUF3343 domain-containing protein yields MIEVDNFVISFNSTHHAIKSEKRLKEEGIELRMIPTPREITASCGLSVKFEEKDLDKVKGIMENLVENEDISIKGIFRIIRNSKERTATKIY; encoded by the coding sequence ATGATAGAAGTTGATAATTTTGTAATCTCTTTTAATTCAACTCACCACGCCATAAAAAGCGAGAAGAGGCTTAAAGAGGAAGGGATAGAGCTTAGAATGATACCGACACCTAGAGAGATAACTGCGAGCTGTGGGCTTTCGGTAAAGTTTGAAGAAAAGGACTTGGATAAGGTGAAGGGCATAATGGAGAACCTAGTTGAAAACGAGGATATCTCTATAAAAGGTATATTCAGAATTATAAGAAACAGCAAAGAGAGAACTGCTACAAAGATATACTAG
- a CDS encoding DUF951 domain-containing protein, which translates to MVQNYSVGDVVQLKKGHPCGENKWEIVRTGVDFKVKCLGCDRQVWIPRKDFVKRVKKVISSSDQG; encoded by the coding sequence ATGGTTCAAAATTACAGTGTAGGAGACGTCGTTCAGCTTAAAAAAGGCCATCCCTGCGGTGAGAACAAATGGGAGATAGTCAGAACAGGGGTGGACTTTAAAGTGAAATGCCTTGGATGCGACAGGCAAGTCTGGATACCTAGAAAAGACTTTGTAAAGCGAGTGAAAAAAGTCATTTCATCTTCGGATCAAGGATAA
- a CDS encoding DHH family phosphoesterase: MPKNKNIKVIKAELYVQIALILIISLIIVQYNFLLGMAVMFLSLSIVTVATYMIGKKLELLESIEDISSKNSLINKDTIKSIPLPLSILDKDGKVVWNNEEFLDIAENKNIYSKRMDEIVPRFSLDYVEKERGSFNVNHRNRLYEVHYNRALNEFEEEEIFIFYWIDRTDLSKKISELEEKSICIGLIYIDNYEEVFLLGNNIEEKSYIIDIDKRIKGLSNRINGILEKLDEDKYLIFFENRYLSFLENRKFEILDDIKNVEYGGNFPITISIGIGAKGKDMKETYSHAQNAMDIALGRGGDQAVVKSGDRLDFYGGKSKTMEKRTKVKARVVAHALGKLIDQEEVVFIMGHKSPDLDSFGASIGVYRAVRSRGKNAYIVLKGVNSSIKLMYNNLKSQSKELMEHIISPEEAMYMMRGENLCIVVDNHKKSQVESARILEKCSKVIVIDHHRRGAEFIEEPVLTYVEPYASSTCELVTEILSYISDRIDIEKHEAEALLAGIALDTKHFSVKTGVRTFEAGAFLRRFGADTEAVRKLFKGSFSDLKLRAKVVASSRIIEEHIAISRLEEESESSILVAAQSADELLNTEGVDASFVLSRIKNDVHISARSIDDVNVQVIMEELGGGGHMNSAGTRIENSSIDESEKLLEKAIYKYIEEGEI, translated from the coding sequence ATGCCGAAAAACAAAAATATAAAGGTCATAAAGGCTGAGCTGTATGTACAGATAGCTCTTATTCTGATCATATCGCTGATAATTGTACAGTATAATTTTCTGCTAGGCATGGCAGTGATGTTTCTGTCGCTATCCATAGTCACAGTTGCTACGTACATGATAGGGAAAAAGCTGGAGCTGCTTGAGTCTATAGAGGACATATCGAGCAAGAACAGCCTTATAAACAAAGATACAATCAAGAGCATCCCTCTTCCACTCAGCATACTGGACAAGGACGGGAAAGTGGTTTGGAACAACGAGGAATTCCTTGATATAGCTGAAAACAAGAATATATACAGCAAGAGAATGGACGAGATAGTTCCAAGGTTCAGCCTTGACTATGTGGAAAAAGAGAGGGGCTCCTTCAATGTAAACCACAGAAACAGGCTCTATGAAGTCCACTACAACAGGGCGCTAAACGAGTTTGAAGAAGAAGAGATATTTATATTCTACTGGATAGACAGGACGGACTTGAGCAAAAAGATAAGCGAACTTGAGGAAAAGAGCATATGTATAGGTCTAATATACATAGACAACTACGAGGAAGTGTTTTTGCTTGGGAACAACATTGAAGAGAAAAGCTATATAATAGACATAGACAAGAGGATAAAGGGACTTTCAAATAGAATAAACGGTATACTGGAAAAGCTAGATGAAGACAAGTACCTTATATTCTTTGAAAACAGATATCTCAGCTTTCTAGAAAACAGGAAGTTTGAAATACTGGACGATATAAAGAACGTGGAGTACGGCGGGAACTTTCCGATAACCATAAGCATAGGGATTGGAGCAAAGGGAAAGGATATGAAAGAGACATACAGCCACGCTCAAAACGCTATGGATATAGCGCTAGGAAGAGGTGGGGATCAAGCTGTTGTGAAGTCAGGAGACAGGCTGGATTTCTACGGAGGAAAGAGCAAGACCATGGAGAAGAGAACAAAAGTGAAAGCTAGAGTTGTGGCCCATGCACTGGGAAAGCTGATAGACCAGGAAGAAGTGGTTTTTATAATGGGACATAAGTCTCCCGACTTAGACAGCTTTGGAGCCTCTATAGGCGTGTACAGGGCGGTCAGAAGCAGAGGGAAAAATGCATATATAGTTCTAAAAGGGGTAAATAGTTCTATAAAGCTTATGTACAATAACTTGAAGTCTCAGTCGAAAGAGCTTATGGAACATATAATAAGCCCTGAAGAGGCCATGTATATGATGAGAGGTGAAAACCTCTGCATAGTGGTGGATAATCACAAGAAAAGCCAGGTTGAATCTGCCAGGATACTTGAAAAATGCTCGAAAGTCATAGTCATAGACCATCACAGAAGAGGAGCGGAGTTCATAGAAGAGCCAGTTCTGACTTATGTGGAGCCTTACGCATCTTCCACATGCGAGCTCGTGACAGAGATACTGTCCTACATAAGCGACAGGATAGACATAGAGAAGCACGAGGCAGAGGCGCTTCTAGCGGGCATAGCGCTGGATACAAAGCATTTCTCCGTGAAGACAGGCGTAAGGACTTTCGAGGCAGGAGCATTTCTGAGGAGGTTCGGGGCAGATACAGAGGCCGTCAGAAAGCTCTTCAAAGGCAGTTTCAGCGATCTGAAGCTGCGGGCCAAAGTCGTGGCCAGCTCTAGAATAATAGAGGAGCATATAGCCATTTCAAGGTTAGAAGAAGAAAGCGAAAGCTCCATACTTGTAGCAGCCCAGTCGGCAGACGAGCTATTGAATACGGAAGGCGTAGACGCATCCTTTGTGCTCTCTAGGATAAAGAACGATGTGCATATAAGCGCAAGGTCTATAGACGATGTCAATGTACAGGTCATAATGGAAGAGCTGGGAGGGGGAGGACATATGAACTCCGCTGGGACAAGAATTGAAAACAGCAGTATAGATGAAAGTGAGAAGCTTTTAGAAAAAGCTATTTATAAATATATAGAGGAAGGTGAAATATAA